The following proteins are encoded in a genomic region of Amphiura filiformis chromosome 18, Afil_fr2py, whole genome shotgun sequence:
- the LOC140138833 gene encoding annexin A13-like isoform X2, which translates to MAGHTYQGTVVGSSDFDKENDAVILRKAMKGLGSDERAIIDLVATRTNEQRQEIRQYYKACYGRELADDFKSELSGNFKDVIVGLMDSPDVYDATCLRKAMKGLGTDEKALVEILCTRTNEQIAAIKEAYKTEFKRSLEKDIEGDTSGDFKRLFISHVCGWT; encoded by the exons GGTACAGTTGTTGGATCATCAGACTTTGACAAGGAAAATGACGCGGTTATCCTAAGAAAAGCTATGAAAGGGTTAG GTTCAGATGAGCGTGCTATTATTGATCTAGTTGCAACACGAACCAATGAACAACGCCAAGAAATCAGGCAATACTACAAGGCCTGCTATGGGAGA GAATTAGCAGATGATTTCAAAAGTGAGTTGAGCGGTAACTTCAAGGATGTCATTGTAGGTCTGATGGATAGTCCTGATGTATATGATGCAACATGTTTGCGGAAAGCAATGAAG gGTCTTGGGACTGATGAGAAAGCACTGGTTGAAATTCTCTGTACACGGACCAATGAA CAAATCGCAGCTATTAAAGAGGCTTACAAAACAG AATTTAAGCGCAGTTTAGAGAAGGACATAGAAGGAGACACCAGTGGGGATTTTAAACGTCTTTTTATTAGCCATGTGTGCG GCTGGACGTGA